GGACGCATACCGGCCACCCATTGTGCAGAACAGACTCTGGGATGCCTCGGGGCACAACGACACCTACGTCGCCAACCCGCACAATGCGGCGTCCCAGCACTCCTGTGGCACAGCGGTGGATGTCACCATGGTGACCTCGCGTGGCAAACCGGTCAAGATGCCCACGGGCTTCGATTCGTTTTCGCCGCTCGCGTCATCTAACTACCAGCACAAGGATCCCGAGATCAGAAGAAACCTCAACATCCTCCAAAGCGCGATGCGCCAGGCCGGTTTTTATCCACTGCCTGCCGAGTGGTGGCATTATATCGATAAGAATTACGAAAAATATCCTAACACCATTTCCCTGGAGTCGATCAAAGGCTCTTACTGAATGTATGAAAAATATCCCTGCAATGTTACTGGCCGGTTTGTGTCTGGTATCGTCATCGACGGCCCAGGTTACCCCCCTTGTCGGAACCTACCTCGGCGATGGCCAGAGGAACTTCTACGGGGACTCGGCCCCGTCCCGTCTCCGTGTGCATTGGAAAGTTTACCTCGGCAGTGGTAGCACGATGTTAGGCTCGGTGGTGAAAACCTGGAAAGGCGCAGGCTGGACCGGTCAGCCCCTGGTGATCAGGGAAGGCGGAGAAACCTACCTGGTCCAGGGAACCCTGAGCCACCATATCAAAAAAATCCGCGCCCGAGACGGAAAGGTGGTCTGGAGCACCAGCGTGGGGGACGTCATCAAGGGTACACCCACTTTTGCCGATGTCGGTGGTAGCGATCCGGAAAACCGCTACGTGCTGATCACAGGCAGTCGTATGGGGCGGAACAATGATTTTATCAACGGCCCCGCCCACAGCCTTCACGGGGTGTCCTACATGACCGGTAAGATACTGTGGCGCCACAACAGCGTGCGCACCTACAGCAACAGCCGTGATGTCGATGCTTCGGCGTTGATGATCGGCTCCAAGGCTTGTGTGCCGTTAGAAAATGGATACTTCACCGTGTTTTCACCCAGTCCCTCCAAGGCCAGGGTGAAGGACGGGTTTCCAGCTCCCAAAATTTACAAACAAATGCGGCTCTACAAAGACTCGGACATCGCCACCTACCGGAATGAGTTGTGCTGCGAATCCTCTCCCACCTTGTACCGGGGGAAAGCCTACGTCGCGGCGGGATGTGGTCGGGTCTATGCCTGTTCGACCGGTTTTGGCGGCCTGGGCTGGACCCTGGATGTCGGTGGGGACCTCAACGGGACGATGCCCTTGACCAACGACAGTCATCTCCTGTTAGGTATCGAACGTGAGTTCATCAGCGGGCAGGGTGGGGTGATGAAGGTCGAACCTGGTGGTGGTGTCAAATGGTATTATCCACTGCCTAACAAACGGTTTTACACCTGGCAAGGAGGCCTGGTGGGCTCCCCCGCCGTCAACCATCGTTATGCGTCAGCCGGAAACAAAGACCTCGCCTGCTTTGTCGGAGTGGACGGGATGCTGACCGTTGTGAACCATAAAAAAGTACAAGCTGGCGTGACGGTTGCCGGGCCACGCGGGAAAAACCGCTATCCGACGCCCGTAGTGCTGGACCAGGTGAAGCTGCCGACGGGCTCGATTTCCACACCTCTCTTTGTTGGTAACAGAATCGTCGTGGGATACGACAACGGCATGGATCTCTACGCCGTTGCTGAAAGCGGCAAACTCAGTCGTCTCGCCCGACTGGCTGGTCCGATGTTTGATGCCACCCCCATCGTTTGGAACCGCCGCATCTACGCCGGCTCCAAGGACGGGTATCTCTACTGCCTGGGTGACTGAACCGGAGTGGTTGAGTGTTTGTCATGGCAGTGCTACTTTCACCCTGCTGAAGCATCTTGCAGATGTGGCGGGATCGCAGGGCTCGTCCACGGTCACCCGTTCCCACTCAGGTGCACCTACGATGTCGCTCACAGTTTCAGTTCCTGAGAGTGGTTCGAATGAGCCCGGCGCCAGTGTTCCAGATTTCTGGGGAGTATAAATCAAACCGCTGCCCTTCCTTCGCACATATTCGACCCGAAGCACCGTTTCCCCATTGGTCTCAACGAGCTTCCCTCCAGGAAGTCCCGAGCTACCTCCGGCCTCCAGCGCGTGGGTATCCGATCCCGCTAGATTCATATTAAAGGCGTATTTCAGAAGATTGGGAACTCCATCGTCGAAGGGGATAGAATCGGGCAAGGCATCATTGCCTTGCAAAGCAGGATTCTCCGTAGCGAGTGTCTCATTGAATAGGTCGTTTGCTGTCATGCCTGTTCCGGCTAAAGATATGAGAAATGGATTCTCATCGAAATCATTGCTGATTATCCCTAATATGGTGTTTCGAGAACCTTCTGTAGAAGGAGTGAAAATCACTGTGAAGCTGGCTGAAGCTCCCGGTAGTATATAATCAGGAAGGCCACTTTGGATCAAGAAGTCCGAAGAATCCGCTCCATTCAGGGTTAAACTTAGGTTGGAAAGAGTGTCTTGGCCTGTATTCTTTACGCTAACTGTAAGCTCTAGTGGGGAGCCAATCGCAGAGGCCCCATAGTCTAGAGCCGGACCTCCAGAAATCAGGATCTGCCCAGCATTTTCGACCTCAATTTCCGGTTCAGGTAAGATGGTAATGCGCATGGCGTTGACGGCCCATGACGAGTAGGTCGCGCCGGACACTCCTATAACGAGGTCGTTTTCATCAACACCGTAGATGGATCCTGTACCTGCCGAAGGGTCGATTCCAGGTCTTTCACCCGACCAGATAACCCAGTTTTTTTCGGCCCACCCCTCCTCGCGTGTATTCCATTCCGCTCCTTGATGGGTGCCTAATAATTGACCATTCCCATCTTCGGTTCCATTTCTATTTCCATCTGGAAGCTTCACTAACGAATCGACTCCATCGAGTGTACGATAGATGCGGTATGCCACCTGTGCGGTGGATGGAGAGGTTGCCGATAAGAGTTCAATTTTATAACGACGGGAAGGGTCCAGTCCGGAGATCGCGAACACGTAGCTGGCGCCCATATCACCAAGGATGTAGTCGGCAACCGACTCCGGATCGACCCAATCCTTTGGGTTTCCTGAGTTCCAGTGTGCCTGGCCGGGAACCCCTTGATAGTTTCCATCGTTCCAATACGCCCCATTTGCCACTCCCAGATCACTGGCATTATGGGCCAGCAGCTCATGATCGAGTTGCCCGAATCCACGGATAAATATCTGGGAGGGATTTCGGTTTCGATCAATCAATTCCATGGGATTGCCAGTGTTTAGTGCCTCCGCCGGCACATGTGCCCAGTTACCATTAGACCGGAGTTTGCCAAAATTAATAAGGTAATCAGCCACCGGTGGACCCGAGGGCGGCAGAGAATAGATGTTGGTAGGGTCGCTTCCCGCATTGATTTCGTCTAAGTCACTGTACGTATCTCCGTCACTGTCAGTTTCAGTATCAAGCGTTCCATACAGATCCTCTTCCTCGGCCTCTGTGAGGCCGTCATTGTCTGCATCTTCCGTCCTGTCATCCTGAATCGTGATTACGAATTCTTTCTCCAAGGTTAGGGCAAATTGATCCGTCGCTCTTATTCTGATGTATCGAGTAGCCTGGGTCTCTTGGTCAAAAACAACGTTGGTTAGCAACTCACTTCCAACGATTCTGAAACTTGTGTTATCTGCGTCTCCCGTTCCTGTTACGAGACTGAAGCTAATGGTCTCATCAGGATCTTCGTCCGTAGCGGATAGATTACCAACATGAGTCCAAGCCGTGAGATTTTCGAAAACGGATGCCGAATCAAGCTCGATCGATGTCGGGGGAGTCATGAACAGGGATCCGACTCCAATAACACCAATATCAAATGGATTTTTCACCGGATCATTACTGGCGATCCGTAATGATGCTCGTTTCACGCCCTCCGTTGTAGGTGTGAAACGAACCCGGAAAGTCGTGGATTCAGCAGGGTTCAGCGAGGAAGCCGGAGACGTGGCCAGGGCATACTCGCTAGAGTCGGGACCGGAAATACTTACAGAAATCCCAGTCAGCACAGATGCCCCCGTGTTGTAGATAGTGATTTCCCGCTCCTCTATGGTGCCGAGCCGTATCTCGCCGAAATCCAACGAAGACGAGTTATTTGCAAGATACTGGCCGACCGGGTGTTCAACTGTGATATCGGGGGCATTGAGATTACCCGTGGTGGGTCCGATCACGCGCAGGCCGGACTTTGCGAGTACACCGGGCTGGCCATTCCATCCTGAGTAAAACAAATTGTCTCCCACCGCAGTCATGGCACCACCCGTGGCGACACCGCTCAAAAATGAAGGGCCGAGTTCCTCGACGAGAATGATGGAGTCTCCGTCGGTTGCACGGAGTTCCCTACCGCTTTCCTCATCCTCTGACACAAAATACATCCATCCTCCGATTACTGGTCCAGGGATAAATCCATACAACCCAGGAACCTTTTTCGTATTTTCCACAGTGCCGTCAGATGTCCACATGGCAATTCCTGTTCCGTCATCGGCTTCGAAGTAAAATTTACCAGCAAACGAGGCGAATCTGGGTTCCCAGATATTCGCGAAAACGCCTAACTTGATCGTCCCACTGTTCGTTCCATCACTCACCCATAGGTTCTCGATGGCCGCCCCATCACGGGCTTTGAAAAAAACCTTGCCATCGTGGGCGGTTAACCCCTTGGGATAGGAACCATAGTGAGGTGTATCCTGCCTGATGTCACTGACCATGGAGGTTCCGGCTGAGGTGCCATCTGATTTCCACAGTTCCGTTCCGAAGCCTGTCGATCCAGCTCTAAAATAAAGAACACCAGCAGATGCCTCGAAATTACCCGCTTCGACATCAATATCTGATTCGTTAACATTCCCTGTCCCCGTTGTCTTCACCAAGCTCGTGCCAGCCAGAGTTCCGTCCGTTTGCCAGACACTGTGGTTCGATGCAGAATCTTCCGCGCCGAAATAAACAAAACCGTTGAACACGAAAGAAGCCACGTTCTCTGTAAAGATGTTATGTTTTAGGTCGGGGGTAAGTTCAACGAGATCGTCAGTGGCCGGATTGAGAGCGTATAATGAGTATAACTTATGTGGTAATAGGATGACTTTTCCGGATAGTTCTACAGCAACTAATTCAGAATAATCGAAGGCACCCGATGGGCCTACTTTGAGATCCATGACCATCTCAGTTCCTGCTTCGGTGCCGTCTGTTTTCCATAGTTCTCTGCCATGTATCTCATCATCTGCGGTAAAATATAATATCCCGTTTGCCACGAAGAATCCTGTAGGCCCTATACCTACCGTCCCAGGCGTGATATCCTTAACTAGAGTGGTTCCGGTCAGCGTTCCGTCACTCTTCCAAAGTTCCCTCCCTTCCGGCCCATCTCCATTGAAGAACAACTGACCATTGAACGAGATACTGCTATGCACGCTGCCAAGGCTCGTTCCCAAGTCGAATAAAAGTTCCGTTCCGGATTCGCTGCCATCGCTTCCCCACAGCTCCCTGCCGCTGGCTCCTCCATCAAATGCCGGTGCGTAAAGGTAATCGCCCAAAACCAGCGGCAACGTGTCTGGAGTGCTGCTGCCAATTCCTTGATTGATATCTTTTACCAATTCCACACTCAAGCCGTCAGTTCGGTAGAGCTCTTCGCCGTGAATGCCATCATCCGCCCAGAAAAAGACGAAACTTGTCCCCGCCACCATAGACAGGATATCCGTGCCTCCGGACCCGGAGGTGAAATCAGTTACCATGTGTGTTCCAGCCGCAGTACCATCCGTAATCCAGAGTTCCTTGCCGTGACTGCCGTCGGTTGCCGTGAAAAGAAGCTTGTTGCCATAGGCAACTAAATCGGCTGGTGAAGAACTCCCATTGGGATTGATCTCTGCCACCTGGACAGTTCCAGATTGCGTTCCATCGCTCATCCACAACTCTGAACCTGAGTCAGCACTATATGCCCTGAAGTAGACTTTTCCACCGGCCACCACCATGCGGCGTTCACTTGTGAAGCTTGATGGTGATCCGACGCGGATGTCTTTCAACTGCAAGGTTCCCTCCGAGGTTCCGTCCGTGATCCACAGTTCAGTTCCTGATGTCCCGTCGTTGGCTTGGAAAAGGGCATTGTCTCCCAAACTTACAAAATATGGGTCGACCCCGCTGGAAGTTCCCACACGAATATCCGCTACTAATGTGGTGCCTTCAGGCGTTCCATCTGTGAACCATAATTCCCTGCCAATATCACTTCTTGTCGCGGCGAATACGTGGCCGCCTGCAACCTTTGCCCCAGGACCTGGATAACTATTCCCGCTTCCCGCTTCGATATCCTTGATCAGGACGGTGCCTTCGGGTGTTCCATCTGAAAAGAAAAGCTCCAGGCCAGAGTCAGCGTTCTGACCAGTAAACAGTATTCCCCCTTGCACCGCTGCCATCAGATAGCCCGGAACAATCACCCCTGATCCTGTCCCAGGATTCAGATCAATAACCATCTTTGTGCCTTCCGTGGTGCCGTCTGTCACCCAAAGTTCGCGGCCATTAGAATCATTGAACCCTACAAAATATGCTTTGTCCCCCGATATCAAAAATGTCGGTGTCGAGCCGTCTGCGGCACCTTTTATGACGCCGCTTAATCCAGATACCCCAGCAGCGCGACTGAGTTGTATTGTACCACCGGGAGAAACCAAATCCGTGTACCAGAGTTTGTAACCGTTGGAAGTGGTGAACAGGGCGCCATTTCCAAAACTCGTCAAGTTTTGTGGGTTGAAACTTGATGTTCCCGTATCAACTGTGAAAATTCCATCGCTTGTGTAATCGGACGGACGTTCCACAAGCGCCGCAGTCAGAGCAATGTCAAACGGGCTCTCATCAGGGTCGCTGCTGGTGACATGAAGTGTGGCGGAGTAGGCGTCGAAATTATTCGCCGCGAATGCGATTATGAAGCTGGTGGACTCGCCGGGCGCAAGCGAACTGGCCGTCCCTGCTGTATCCACAGAGAACAGTGCGGCATCAGAGCCGTCGATACTGAACGAGATTCCAGTAAGGTCTTCGCCGCCGGTATTGGTGATCAAGATTTGCTTTGCACCTCTTGGCACATCGGAGTCAAGATTACCAAAATCGATACCGGATGCGGCATCAACCAGCACTTGGCTGCCATTGGTAATAGCAATATCTGCTGGAGGAATCAGACCTGCGCCCTGTAGATGGATTTCAAAAGAGGTTTCGTCTGGGTCATCGCTAGCAACCGTCAGAATGGCAGTGCGGGTACCAATACCGCTCGGTGCGAAAATCACACCGAACGTGGCGGTTTGTCCTGGCTCAATCACATCCGGAACACCGGCCCCTGAAATTCTGAAGTCGCCTGGATTGGCGCCAGCCATAGTCATGGAAATTCCGCTGAGTGGATATCCTCCCGTGTTGGAAATCATGAAAATTTCTTCTGCCGCCTCCAAACCCATGGTCTCACTTCCCAGGTCGACCCCTTGGGCTGGTGTGGTAAGCTCCTGGGTTTTATGGAAGATCGCAATATCCGGCTGGACGCCCGTACCCGTGATCTGGATGTCAAACTGCCCTTCATCTAGGTCACTGCTGCGTATGCGGAGTATACCGGTTCTTACGCCAAGAGTCGCGGGTGAAAACGTTACGCTGAAATTTGTAGTGGCGCCGGGCTGGACAGTTGTAGCCAAAGCGTTTGTGTTAAGCGTAAAGTCCTGGGCGATTGAGCCGATCAGCTGGACTTGTAGTTCGGTCAAAGGACTTGTTCCCGTGTTTGATATCGTGAAGACTTCAGCGCCGCCACTGGCCCTGACCAAACTCTTGCCAAACTCAACCGTCGACATCCCATTGTCCAGTCCGCCGCTTCCGTTGGAGATCTCGATCTCAGGGGCTTGGCCCGTTGCTGTCAGGTTGATCTCGAAAGGATTCTCATCGGAATCATCACTTGTGATCTGAAGCTTGGCTGTCCTCGTCCCCAGCCCCTTGGGTGTGAAAACGATGCTGAGCGTGTCTTGTGTTCCTGGTGTAATCGACGATCCCAGTCCAGACGTATCGAGACTGAAATCTGTGGCGTGCACACCGGAGATTATTGCGGAAACATTCCCGAGAACCAAATCACCACTGTTTTTCACGACCAGTGATTGAGAGCTTCCTGTTGTGCCCACAACAGCGGCCCCGAACGTGAGTCCGGCACCTCCCGATACAAGTTGAGTCGCTCCCTTCGACACTTCTATCTCACCTGTGGTTACTACTATAATGTTTAGGTTATCGATCGCCCAGTGGTCGTAATTTGAACCGCTGTGTGAGATCTGACGAAATCTGAATTTCGTCGCCGATCCCATCGCTCCAGCGGGAATTGGAAACGTGAACGACTGCCAGGTTTTGTTTTGGAAGTCATTCCCTATCTGGATATAGCCTGCACCATTGGTGGAATACTCCAGAATAATCGCTTCATATTGGGATGGAACCAGATTGACATCTTCCCACGGCAACCCGTTTCCGGAACCCAATGCAATGTCAAAGGCTATGGTGCCACCTCCCCGGGTATCAATGGGTACTGTTGTTGCCGCACGGGTTCCAGTTCCTCCAAACCACAGACTCTTGCCTGTGGAACCCGGTCCAGCTTGCTGACCATGTTGGTTTGCTTCCACTGTGCCTTCAAAATTCGACCACAGTGATTGATCAATATCGGGATCGAAATCGTCCGTATGCCCAACGGCATGTAAACGGGTGATCAGAATCAGAAACAATAAGGCAAAAACAATACGGTGTGTGTGTGTATTACAGGTAGAATTTTTCATAATCATGGTTGCTCTGGTGGTGGATTA
The sequence above is drawn from the Akkermansiaceae bacterium genome and encodes:
- a CDS encoding M15 family metallopeptidase; protein product: MRTLTLVGLCSLTVSCSQHFSDVESTADALPVSNNHVLAKAGLVRVAEVDRSIHVDLQYKGATTLSKKPFYEPSFPALLRPETARRLSHANRLVKAYGYRIMVWDAYRPPIVQNRLWDASGHNDTYVANPHNAASQHSCGTAVDVTMVTSRGKPVKMPTGFDSFSPLASSNYQHKDPEIRRNLNILQSAMRQAGFYPLPAEWWHYIDKNYEKYPNTISLESIKGSY
- a CDS encoding choice-of-anchor D domain-containing protein; the encoded protein is MKNSTCNTHTHRIVFALLFLILITRLHAVGHTDDFDPDIDQSLWSNFEGTVEANQHGQQAGPGSTGKSLWFGGTGTRAATTVPIDTRGGGTIAFDIALGSGNGLPWEDVNLVPSQYEAIILEYSTNGAGYIQIGNDFQNKTWQSFTFPIPAGAMGSATKFRFRQISHSGSNYDHWAIDNLNIIVVTTGEIEVSKGATQLVSGGAGLTFGAAVVGTTGSSQSLVVKNSGDLVLGNVSAIISGVHATDFSLDTSGLGSSITPGTQDTLSIVFTPKGLGTRTAKLQITSDDSDENPFEINLTATGQAPEIEISNGSGGLDNGMSTVEFGKSLVRASGGAEVFTISNTGTSPLTELQVQLIGSIAQDFTLNTNALATTVQPGATTNFSVTFSPATLGVRTGILRIRSSDLDEGQFDIQITGTGVQPDIAIFHKTQELTTPAQGVDLGSETMGLEAAEEIFMISNTGGYPLSGISMTMAGANPGDFRISGAGVPDVIEPGQTATFGVIFAPSGIGTRTAILTVASDDPDETSFEIHLQGAGLIPPADIAITNGSQVLVDAASGIDFGNLDSDVPRGAKQILITNTGGEDLTGISFSIDGSDAALFSVDTAGTASSLAPGESTSFIIAFAANNFDAYSATLHVTSSDPDESPFDIALTAALVERPSDYTSDGIFTVDTGTSSFNPQNLTSFGNGALFTTSNGYKLWYTDLVSPGGTIQLSRAAGVSGLSGVIKGAADGSTPTFLISGDKAYFVGFNDSNGRELWVTDGTTEGTKMVIDLNPGTGSGVIVPGYLMAAVQGGILFTGQNADSGLELFFSDGTPEGTVLIKDIEAGSGNSYPGPGAKVAGGHVFAATRSDIGRELWFTDGTPEGTTLVADIRVGTSSGVDPYFVSLGDNALFQANDGTSGTELWITDGTSEGTLQLKDIRVGSPSSFTSERRMVVAGGKVYFRAYSADSGSELWMSDGTQSGTVQVAEINPNGSSSPADLVAYGNKLLFTATDGSHGKELWITDGTAAGTHMVTDFTSGSGGTDILSMVAGTSFVFFWADDGIHGEELYRTDGLSVELVKDINQGIGSSTPDTLPLVLGDYLYAPAFDGGASGRELWGSDGSESGTELLFDLGTSLGSVHSSISFNGQLFFNGDGPEGRELWKSDGTLTGTTLVKDITPGTVGIGPTGFFVANGILYFTADDEIHGRELWKTDGTEAGTEMVMDLKVGPSGAFDYSELVAVELSGKVILLPHKLYSLYALNPATDDLVELTPDLKHNIFTENVASFVFNGFVYFGAEDSASNHSVWQTDGTLAGTSLVKTTGTGNVNESDIDVEAGNFEASAGVLYFRAGSTGFGTELWKSDGTSAGTSMVSDIRQDTPHYGSYPKGLTAHDGKVFFKARDGAAIENLWVSDGTNSGTIKLGVFANIWEPRFASFAGKFYFEADDGTGIAMWTSDGTVENTKKVPGLYGFIPGPVIGGWMYFVSEDEESGRELRATDGDSIILVEELGPSFLSGVATGGAMTAVGDNLFYSGWNGQPGVLAKSGLRVIGPTTGNLNAPDITVEHPVGQYLANNSSSLDFGEIRLGTIEEREITIYNTGASVLTGISVSISGPDSSEYALATSPASSLNPAESTTFRVRFTPTTEGVKRASLRIASNDPVKNPFDIGVIGVGSLFMTPPTSIELDSASVFENLTAWTHVGNLSATDEDPDETISFSLVTGTGDADNTSFRIVGSELLTNVVFDQETQATRYIRIRATDQFALTLEKEFVITIQDDRTEDADNDGLTEAEEEDLYGTLDTETDSDGDTYSDLDEINAGSDPTNIYSLPPSGPPVADYLINFGKLRSNGNWAHVPAEALNTGNPMELIDRNRNPSQIFIRGFGQLDHELLAHNASDLGVANGAYWNDGNYQGVPGQAHWNSGNPKDWVDPESVADYILGDMGASYVFAISGLDPSRRYKIELLSATSPSTAQVAYRIYRTLDGVDSLVKLPDGNRNGTEDGNGQLLGTHQGAEWNTREEGWAEKNWVIWSGERPGIDPSAGTGSIYGVDENDLVIGVSGATYSSWAVNAMRITILPEPEIEVENAGQILISGGPALDYGASAIGSPLELTVSVKNTGQDTLSNLSLTLNGADSSDFLIQSGLPDYILPGASASFTVIFTPSTEGSRNTILGIISNDFDENPFLISLAGTGMTANDLFNETLATENPALQGNDALPDSIPFDDGVPNLLKYAFNMNLAGSDTHALEAGGSSGLPGGKLVETNGETVLRVEYVRRKGSGLIYTPQKSGTLAPGSFEPLSGTETVSDIVGAPEWERVTVDEPCDPATSARCFSRVKVALP